A single Marinitoga aeolica DNA region contains:
- a CDS encoding carbohydrate ABC transporter permease, with the protein MKKINSIIFHIIMFGLALLWLYPYIWLLMASLKPSNEIYTRFWPTHFTLEHFKFILESAEKMQRPFIRAFLNSLFISITVTGSVILTSSIISYALAKLRFKGRNKIFNFLIFQMVFPGFMFTIPLYILIRNLGLLNTYSALILPSIMSGWGIFMITQSYKSTPNDYIEAAKMDGATDLWIIFKIMIPLNKSAISIVSLFTFIGIWDNFMWPLIVMKDYNKMPLSVLLASFNHEYGAYIGPILAGSVIQTIPMVILFLVFRKYFLQGISITLK; encoded by the coding sequence ATGAAAAAAATAAACAGTATTATTTTCCACATTATTATGTTTGGGTTAGCATTATTATGGTTATATCCATATATATGGTTATTGATGGCTTCTTTAAAGCCATCAAATGAAATATATACAAGATTTTGGCCTACACATTTTACATTAGAACACTTTAAATTTATTCTTGAAAGCGCTGAAAAAATGCAAAGACCATTTATAAGGGCATTTTTAAATAGTTTGTTTATTTCTATAACGGTAACCGGGTCAGTTATTTTAACCTCATCTATAATATCATATGCTTTAGCCAAGTTGAGGTTTAAAGGAAGAAATAAAATTTTTAATTTTTTAATATTTCAAATGGTTTTTCCAGGTTTTATGTTTACTATTCCACTTTATATTTTAATAAGAAACCTTGGTTTATTAAATACATATTCTGCTCTAATTTTACCAAGTATAATGAGTGGTTGGGGGATTTTTATGATAACACAAAGTTATAAAAGCACTCCTAATGATTATATAGAAGCTGCAAAAATGGATGGAGCAACAGATTTATGGATAATTTTTAAAATAATGATACCTTTAAATAAGTCAGCTATTTCTATAGTTTCTTTATTTACTTTCATAGGAATATGGGATAATTTTATGTGGCCATTGATTGTAATGAAGGATTATAATAAAATGCCATTGTCAGTATTATTAGCAAGTTTTAATCATGAATATGGTGCTTATATTGGACCAATATTAGCTGGTTCAGTCATTCAGACGATACCTATGGTTATTTTGTTTTTAGTATTCAGAAAATATTTCTTACAGGGAATTTCTATTACATTAAAGTGA